A single window of Lynx canadensis isolate LIC74 chromosome C2, mLynCan4.pri.v2, whole genome shotgun sequence DNA harbors:
- the EIF4G1 gene encoding eukaryotic translation initiation factor 4 gamma 1 isoform X2, which yields MNKAPQPTGPPPAPSPGLPQPAFPPGQTAPVVFSTPQATQMNTPSQPRQHFYPSRAQPPSSAASRVQSAAPARPGPAAHVYPAGSQVMMIPSQISYSASQGAYYIPGQGRSTYVVPTQQYPVQPGAPSFYPGASPTEFGTYAGAYYPAQGVQQFPTGVAPAPVLMNQPPQIAPKRERKTIRIRDPNQGGKDITEEIMSGARTASTPTPPQTGGGLEPQANGETPQVAVVVRPDDRSQGAVIGSRPGLPGPEHSPSESQPSSPCPTPSPPPILEPGSEPNLAVLSIPGDTVTTGMIQMSVEESTPMPRETREPYCLSPEPTPLAEPILEVEVTLSKPIPESEFSSSPLQVPTPLASHKVEILPEPNGMVSSEDLEPEVESSPEIAPLPPPACPSESPVPIAPTAQPEELLNGAPSPPAVDLSPVSEPQEQAKEVTASVAPPAVLSATPAMAPPAASPAQEEEMEEEEEDEEGETGDAEGEKGGEELLPQESTPVAAHLPQNLEAAAATQVAVSVPKRRRKIKELNKKEAVGDLLDAFKEVSPGVPEVENQPPVGTSPGLEPEGSSVPPRPEEADETWDSKEDKIHNAENIQPGEQKYEYKSDQWKPLNLEEKKRYDREFLLGFQFIFASMQKPEGLPHISDVVLDKANKTPLRPLDPARLQGINCGPDFTPSFANLGRPALSNRGPPRGGPGGELPRGPAGLGPRRSQQGPRKEPRKIIATVLMTEDIKLNKAEKAWKPSSKRTAADKDRGEEDADGSKTQDLFRRVRSILNKLTPQMFQQLMKQVTQLAIDTEERLKGVIDLIFEKAISEPNFSVAYANMCRCLMALKVPTTEKPTVTVNFRKLLLNRCQKEFEKDKDDDEVFEKKQKEMDEAATAEERGRLKEELEEARDIARRRSLGNIKFIGELFKLKMLTEAIMHDCVVKLLKNHDEESLECLCRLLTTIGKDLDFEKAKPRMDQYFNQMEKIIKEKKTSSRIRFMLQDVLDLRRSNWVPRRGDQGPKTIDQIHKEAEMEEHWEHVKVQQLMAKGSDKRRGGPPGPPISRGLPLVDDGGWNTVPISKGSRPIDTSRLTKITKPGSIDSNNQLFAPGGRLSWGKGSSGGSGAKPSDAASEAARPATSTLNRFSALQQAVPTENTDSRRVVQRSSLSRERGEKAGDRGDRLERSERGSERGDRLDRSRTPATKRSFSKEVEERSRERPSQPEGLRKAASLTEDRDRGRDAVKREATLPPVSPPKAALSEEELEKKSKAIIEEYLHLNDMKEAVQCVQELASPSLLFIFVRHGIESTLERSTIAREHMGRLLHQLLFAGHLSTAQYYQGLYEILELAEDMEIDIPHVWLYLAELITPILQEGGVPMGELFREITKPLRPMGKAASLLLEILGLLCKSMGPKKVGMLWREAGLSWKEFLPEGQDVSAFVAEQKVEYTLGEESEAPGQRMLSSEELSKQLEKLLKEGSSNQRVFDWIEANLSEQQVASNTLVRALMTAVCYSAIIFETPLRVDVAVLKARAKLLQKYLCDEQKELQALYALQALVVTLEQPANLLRMFFDALYDEDVVKEDAFYSWESSKDPAEQQGKGVALKSVTAFFKWLREAEEEESDHN from the exons atgaacaaagcTCCACAGCCCACaggccccccacctgccccatccCCTGGACTCCCACAG CCAGCGTTTCCCCCGGGGCAGACAGCACCGGTGGTGTTCAGTACGCCACAAGCGACACAAATGAACACGCCTTCTCAGCCCCGCCAG CACTTCTACCCTAGCCGGGCCCAGCCCCCGAGCAGTGCAGCCTCCCGAGTGCAGAGTGCAGCCCCCGCCCGCCCTGGCCCAGCTGCTCATGTCTACCCTGCTGGATCCCAAGTAATGATGATCCCTTCCCAGATTTCCTACTCAGCCTCCCAAGGGGCCTACTACATCCCTGGACAG ggGCGTTCCACATATGTTGTCCCGACACAGCAGTATCCTGtacagccaggagccccaagctTCTATCCGGGTGCAAGCCCTACAGAGTTTGGAACTTATG cTGGCGCCTACTACCCAGCCCAGGGTGTGCAGCAGTTTCCCACTGGTGTGGCCCCCGCCCCAGTTTTGATGAACCAGCCACCCCAGATTGCTCCCAAGAGGGAGCGGAAGACC atccGAATTCGAGATCCAAACCAAGGAGGGAAGGATATCACAGAGGAGATCATGTCTGGGGCCCGCACCGcctccacacccacccctccccag ACGGGAGGCGGTCTGGAGCCTCAAGCTAATGGGGAGACACCCCAGGTTGCTGTTGTTGTCCGGCCAG ATGACCGGTCCCAGGGAGCAGTCATTGGGAGCCGGCCGGGGCTGCCTGGCCCAGAGCACAGCCCTTCAGAATCCCAGCCTTCGTCACCTTGTCCGACCCCATCACCACCCCCAATCTTGGAACCGGGGTCTGAGCCTAATCTTGCAGTCCTCTCCATTCCTGGGGACACTGTGACAACGGGGATGATCCAGATGTCTGTAGAAGAATCCACCCCCATGCCCCGTGAAACTAGGGAGCCATATTGCCTCTCTCCAGAACCCACTCCCCTCGCCGAACCCATACTGGAAGTAGAAGTGACACTTAGCAAACCGATTCCAGAATCTGAGTTCTCTTCCAGTCCTCTCCAGGTTCCCACCCCCCTTGCATCTCACAAAGTGGAAATTCTGCCTGAACCTAACGGCATGGTCTCATCTGAGGATCTGGAACCAGAGGTTGAGTCGAGCCCAGAGATTGCTCCTCTCCCTCCGCCAGCTTGTCCTTCTGAATCCCCCGTGCCCATTGCTCCAACTGCCCAACCTGAGGAACTGCTCAACGGAGCCCCCTCGCCACCAGCTGTGGACTTAAGCCCAGTCAGTGAGCCACAGGAGCAGGCCAAGGAGGTTACAGCATCAGTGGCTCCCCCCGCCGTCCTCTCTGCCACTCCAGCTATGGCTCCTCCAGCTGCTTCCCCCGcccaggaggaggaaatggaggaagaggaagaagatgaagaaggagaAACAGGAGATGCTGAGggtgagaaaggaggagaggaactTCTTCCCCAAGAGAGCACCCCTGTTGCAGCCCACCTGCCTCAGAATTTGGAGGCAGCAGCAGCCACCCAAG TGGCAGTGTCTGTGCCAAAGAGGAGACGGAAAATTAAGGAGCTCAATAAGAAGGAGGCTGTAGGAGACCTTCTAGATGCCTTCAAGGAG GTGAGCCCAGGAGTACCAGAGGTGGAAAATCAGCCTCCTGTAGGCACCAGCCCTGGTCTGGAGCCTGAGGGCAGCAGTGTGCCCCCCCGGCCTGAGGAAGCAGATGAGACCTGGGACTCAAAGGAAGACAAAATTCACAATGCTGAGAACATCCAGCCAGGGGAGCAGAAGTATGAGTATAAGTCAG ATCAGTGGAAGCCTCTAAACCTTGAGGAGAAAAAGCGTTATGACCGTGAGTTCCTGCTTGGCTTTCAGTTTATCTTTGCCAGTATGCAGAAGCCAGAGGGATTGCCCCATATCAGCGATGTGGTGTTGGATAAG GCCAATAAAACACCACTACGGCCACTGGACCCCGCTAGACTTCAAGGCATAAATTGCGGCCCAGACTTCACTCCTTCCTTTGCCAACCTTGGCCGACCAGCCCTTAGCAACCGTGGGCCCCCAAGGGGTGGGCCAGGTGGGGAGCTGCCCCGAGGGCCG GCTGGTCTGGGACCCCGGCGCTCTCAGCAGGGCCCCCGAAAGGAACCACGCAAGATCATTGCCACGGTGTTAATGACTGAAGATATAAAGTTGAACAAAGCAGAGAAAGCCTGGAAACCCAGCAGCAAGCGGACAGCTGCTGATAAGGATCGAGGGGAAGAGGATGCTGATGGCAGCAAAACCCAG GACCTGTTCCGCAGGGTGCGCTCCATACTGAATAAGCTGACACCCCAGATGTTCCAGCAGCTGATGAAGCAGGTGACACAGCTGGCCATCGACACTGAGGAACGCCTCAAAGGGGTCATTGACCTCATCTTCGAGAAGGCCATTTCAGAGCCCAACTTCTCTGTGGCCTATGCCAACATGTGCCGCTGCCTCATGGCG CTGAAAGTGCCCACTACAGAAAAGCCAACAGTGACTGTGAACTTCCGAAAACTGTTGTTGAATCGATGTCAGAAGGagtttgagaaagacaaagatgatGATGAGGTTTTTgagaagaagcaaaaagaaatggatgaagcTGCTACG GCAGAAGAACGAGGACGCCTGAAGGAAGAGTTGGAAGAGGCTCGAGACATAGCCCGGCGGCGCTCTTTAGGGAATATCAAGTTTATTGGGGAATTGTTTAAGCTGAAGATGTTAACGGAGGCAATAATGCATGACTGTGTGGTTAAACTACTTAAGAACCATGATGAAGAGTCTCTTGAATGCCTTTGTCGTCTGCTCACTACCATTGGCAAAGATCTGGACTTTGAAAAAGCCAAG CCCCGGATGGATCAGTATTTCAACCAGATGGAAAAAATCATTAAGGAAAAGAAGACTTCATCCCGAATCCGCTTTATGCTGCAAGACGTGCTGGATCTGCGACGG AGCAATTGGGTGCCACGTCGTGGGGACCAGGGTCCCAAGACCATTGACCAGATCCACAAGGAGGCTGAGATGGAGGAGCACTGGGAACATGTAAAAGTGCAGCAGCTAATGGCCAAGGGCAGCGACAAGCGTCGGGGTGGCCCTCCAGGCCCACCTATTA GCCGAGGCCTCCCCCTTGTGGATGATGGTGGCTGGAACACAGTCCCCATCAGCAAGGGCAGCCGCCCTATCGACACCTCACGGCTCACCAAGATCACAAAG cCCGGCTCCATTGATTCTAACAACCAGCTCTTTGCACCTGGTGGGCGATTGAGCTGGGGCAAGGGCAGCAGTGGAGGCTCAGGAGCCAAGCCCTCTGATGCAG CATCAGAAGCTGCTCGTCCAGCTACTAGTACCTTGAACCGCTTCTCAGCCCTTCAACAAGCAGTACCTACAGAAAATACAGATAGCAGACGTGTGGTACAGAG GAGTAGCTTGAGCCGGGAAAGAGGTGAGAAAGCCGGGGACCGGGGAGACCGCCTAGAGCGGAGTGAACGGGGAAGTGAGCGTGGAGACCGGCTCGATCGCTCTCGGACACCTGCCACCAAGCGGAGCTTCAGCAAGGAAGTGGAAGAACGGAGTAGAGAGCGGCCCTCCCAGCCTGAGGGACTGCGCAAGGCAGCTAGCCTCACGGAGGATCGGGACCGTGGGCGGGATGCTG tgaAGCGAGAAGCCACCCTGCCCCCGGTGAGTCCCCCAAAGGCTGCACTCTCTGAGGAAGAGCtggaaaagaaatccaaagccATTATCGAAGAATATCTCCATCTCAATGACATGAAG GAGGCAGTGCAGTGCGTACAGGAGCTGgcctcaccctccctgctcttCATCTTTGTGCGGCATGGCATCGAGTCAACACTGGAGCGCAGCACTATCGCTCGTGAGCATATGGGGCGGCTGCTGCACCAGCTGCTCTTTGCCGGGCACCTCTCCACTGCTCAGTACTACCAAGG TTTGTATGAAATCCTAGAATTGGCTGAAGACATGGAAATTGACATCCCCCATGTGTGGCTCTACCTAGCAGAACTCATAACGCCCATTCTGCAGGAAGGTGGAGTACCTATGGGGGAACTGTTCAG GGAGATTACAAAACCTCTGAGACCCATGGGCAAAGCTGCTTCTCTGTTGCTGGAGATCCTGGGGCTTCTGTGTAAAAGCATG GGTCCCAAAAAGGTGGGGATGCTGTGGCGAGAAGCTGGACTCAGCTGGAAAGAATTTCTACCTGAAGGCCAGGACGTCAGTGCGTTTGTCGCTGAACAG AAGGTGGAGTATACCTTGGGCGAGGAGTCTGAAGCCCCCGGCCAGAGGATGCTGTCCTCTGAGGAGCTGAGCAAACAGTTGGAGAAGCTGCTGAAGGAGGGCAGCAGTAACCAACGGGTGTTTGACTGGATAGAG GCCAACCTGAGTGAGCAGCAGGTAGCATCCAACACACTAGTTCGGGCCCTCATGACAGCTGTCTGCTATTCTGCAATTATCT TTGAGACGCCCCTCCGAGTGGATGTCGCGGTGCTGAAAGCTCGAGCGAAACTGCTACAGAAATACTTATGTGATGAACAGAAGGAGTTGCAAGCGCTCTACGCCCTCCAGGCCCTTGTAGTGACCTTAGAACAGCCCGCCA ACCTGCTTCGGATGTTCTTTGATGCGCTGTATGACGAGGATGTGGTGAAAGAGGATGCCTTCTACAGCTGGGAGAGTAGCAAGGACCCCGCTGAGCAACAGGGCAAGGGCGTAGCCCTTAAATCTGTCACAGCCTTCTTCAAGTGGCTTCGTGAAGCGGAGGAGGAGGAGTCTGACCACAACTGA
- the EIF4G1 gene encoding eukaryotic translation initiation factor 4 gamma 1 isoform X3 — MNKAPQPTGPPPAPSPGLPQHFYPSRAQPPSSAASRVQSAAPARPGPAAHVYPAGSQVMMIPSQISYSASQGAYYIPGQGRSTYVVPTQQYPVQPGAPSFYPGASPTEFGTYAGAYYPAQGVQQFPTGVAPAPVLMNQPPQIAPKRERKTIRIRDPNQGGKDITEEIMSGARTASTPTPPQTGGGLEPQANGETPQVAVVVRPDDRSQGAVIGSRPGLPGPEHSPSESQPSSPCPTPSPPPILEPGSEPNLAVLSIPGDTVTTGMIQMSVEESTPMPRETREPYCLSPEPTPLAEPILEVEVTLSKPIPESEFSSSPLQVPTPLASHKVEILPEPNGMVSSEDLEPEVESSPEIAPLPPPACPSESPVPIAPTAQPEELLNGAPSPPAVDLSPVSEPQEQAKEVTASVAPPAVLSATPAMAPPAASPAQEEEMEEEEEDEEGETGDAEGEKGGEELLPQESTPVAAHLPQNLEAAAATQVAVSVPKRRRKIKELNKKEAVGDLLDAFKEVSPGVPEVENQPPVGTSPGLEPEGSSVPPRPEEADETWDSKEDKIHNAENIQPGEQKYEYKSDQWKPLNLEEKKRYDREFLLGFQFIFASMQKPEGLPHISDVVLDKANKTPLRPLDPARLQGINCGPDFTPSFANLGRPALSNRGPPRGGPGGELPRGPQAGLGPRRSQQGPRKEPRKIIATVLMTEDIKLNKAEKAWKPSSKRTAADKDRGEEDADGSKTQDLFRRVRSILNKLTPQMFQQLMKQVTQLAIDTEERLKGVIDLIFEKAISEPNFSVAYANMCRCLMALKVPTTEKPTVTVNFRKLLLNRCQKEFEKDKDDDEVFEKKQKEMDEAATAEERGRLKEELEEARDIARRRSLGNIKFIGELFKLKMLTEAIMHDCVVKLLKNHDEESLECLCRLLTTIGKDLDFEKAKPRMDQYFNQMEKIIKEKKTSSRIRFMLQDVLDLRRSNWVPRRGDQGPKTIDQIHKEAEMEEHWEHVKVQQLMAKGSDKRRGGPPGPPISRGLPLVDDGGWNTVPISKGSRPIDTSRLTKITKPGSIDSNNQLFAPGGRLSWGKGSSGGSGAKPSDAASEAARPATSTLNRFSALQQAVPTENTDSRRVVQRSSLSRERGEKAGDRGDRLERSERGSERGDRLDRSRTPATKRSFSKEVEERSRERPSQPEGLRKAASLTEDRDRGRDAVKREATLPPVSPPKAALSEEELEKKSKAIIEEYLHLNDMKEAVQCVQELASPSLLFIFVRHGIESTLERSTIAREHMGRLLHQLLFAGHLSTAQYYQGLYEILELAEDMEIDIPHVWLYLAELITPILQEGGVPMGELFREITKPLRPMGKAASLLLEILGLLCKSMGPKKVGMLWREAGLSWKEFLPEGQDVSAFVAEQKVEYTLGEESEAPGQRMLSSEELSKQLEKLLKEGSSNQRVFDWIEANLSEQQVASNTLVRALMTAVCYSAIIFETPLRVDVAVLKARAKLLQKYLCDEQKELQALYALQALVVTLEQPANLLRMFFDALYDEDVVKEDAFYSWESSKDPAEQQGKGVALKSVTAFFKWLREAEEEESDHN, encoded by the exons atgaacaaagcTCCACAGCCCACaggccccccacctgccccatccCCTGGACTCCCACAG CACTTCTACCCTAGCCGGGCCCAGCCCCCGAGCAGTGCAGCCTCCCGAGTGCAGAGTGCAGCCCCCGCCCGCCCTGGCCCAGCTGCTCATGTCTACCCTGCTGGATCCCAAGTAATGATGATCCCTTCCCAGATTTCCTACTCAGCCTCCCAAGGGGCCTACTACATCCCTGGACAG ggGCGTTCCACATATGTTGTCCCGACACAGCAGTATCCTGtacagccaggagccccaagctTCTATCCGGGTGCAAGCCCTACAGAGTTTGGAACTTATG cTGGCGCCTACTACCCAGCCCAGGGTGTGCAGCAGTTTCCCACTGGTGTGGCCCCCGCCCCAGTTTTGATGAACCAGCCACCCCAGATTGCTCCCAAGAGGGAGCGGAAGACC atccGAATTCGAGATCCAAACCAAGGAGGGAAGGATATCACAGAGGAGATCATGTCTGGGGCCCGCACCGcctccacacccacccctccccag ACGGGAGGCGGTCTGGAGCCTCAAGCTAATGGGGAGACACCCCAGGTTGCTGTTGTTGTCCGGCCAG ATGACCGGTCCCAGGGAGCAGTCATTGGGAGCCGGCCGGGGCTGCCTGGCCCAGAGCACAGCCCTTCAGAATCCCAGCCTTCGTCACCTTGTCCGACCCCATCACCACCCCCAATCTTGGAACCGGGGTCTGAGCCTAATCTTGCAGTCCTCTCCATTCCTGGGGACACTGTGACAACGGGGATGATCCAGATGTCTGTAGAAGAATCCACCCCCATGCCCCGTGAAACTAGGGAGCCATATTGCCTCTCTCCAGAACCCACTCCCCTCGCCGAACCCATACTGGAAGTAGAAGTGACACTTAGCAAACCGATTCCAGAATCTGAGTTCTCTTCCAGTCCTCTCCAGGTTCCCACCCCCCTTGCATCTCACAAAGTGGAAATTCTGCCTGAACCTAACGGCATGGTCTCATCTGAGGATCTGGAACCAGAGGTTGAGTCGAGCCCAGAGATTGCTCCTCTCCCTCCGCCAGCTTGTCCTTCTGAATCCCCCGTGCCCATTGCTCCAACTGCCCAACCTGAGGAACTGCTCAACGGAGCCCCCTCGCCACCAGCTGTGGACTTAAGCCCAGTCAGTGAGCCACAGGAGCAGGCCAAGGAGGTTACAGCATCAGTGGCTCCCCCCGCCGTCCTCTCTGCCACTCCAGCTATGGCTCCTCCAGCTGCTTCCCCCGcccaggaggaggaaatggaggaagaggaagaagatgaagaaggagaAACAGGAGATGCTGAGggtgagaaaggaggagaggaactTCTTCCCCAAGAGAGCACCCCTGTTGCAGCCCACCTGCCTCAGAATTTGGAGGCAGCAGCAGCCACCCAAG TGGCAGTGTCTGTGCCAAAGAGGAGACGGAAAATTAAGGAGCTCAATAAGAAGGAGGCTGTAGGAGACCTTCTAGATGCCTTCAAGGAG GTGAGCCCAGGAGTACCAGAGGTGGAAAATCAGCCTCCTGTAGGCACCAGCCCTGGTCTGGAGCCTGAGGGCAGCAGTGTGCCCCCCCGGCCTGAGGAAGCAGATGAGACCTGGGACTCAAAGGAAGACAAAATTCACAATGCTGAGAACATCCAGCCAGGGGAGCAGAAGTATGAGTATAAGTCAG ATCAGTGGAAGCCTCTAAACCTTGAGGAGAAAAAGCGTTATGACCGTGAGTTCCTGCTTGGCTTTCAGTTTATCTTTGCCAGTATGCAGAAGCCAGAGGGATTGCCCCATATCAGCGATGTGGTGTTGGATAAG GCCAATAAAACACCACTACGGCCACTGGACCCCGCTAGACTTCAAGGCATAAATTGCGGCCCAGACTTCACTCCTTCCTTTGCCAACCTTGGCCGACCAGCCCTTAGCAACCGTGGGCCCCCAAGGGGTGGGCCAGGTGGGGAGCTGCCCCGAGGGCCG CAGGCTGGTCTGGGACCCCGGCGCTCTCAGCAGGGCCCCCGAAAGGAACCACGCAAGATCATTGCCACGGTGTTAATGACTGAAGATATAAAGTTGAACAAAGCAGAGAAAGCCTGGAAACCCAGCAGCAAGCGGACAGCTGCTGATAAGGATCGAGGGGAAGAGGATGCTGATGGCAGCAAAACCCAG GACCTGTTCCGCAGGGTGCGCTCCATACTGAATAAGCTGACACCCCAGATGTTCCAGCAGCTGATGAAGCAGGTGACACAGCTGGCCATCGACACTGAGGAACGCCTCAAAGGGGTCATTGACCTCATCTTCGAGAAGGCCATTTCAGAGCCCAACTTCTCTGTGGCCTATGCCAACATGTGCCGCTGCCTCATGGCG CTGAAAGTGCCCACTACAGAAAAGCCAACAGTGACTGTGAACTTCCGAAAACTGTTGTTGAATCGATGTCAGAAGGagtttgagaaagacaaagatgatGATGAGGTTTTTgagaagaagcaaaaagaaatggatgaagcTGCTACG GCAGAAGAACGAGGACGCCTGAAGGAAGAGTTGGAAGAGGCTCGAGACATAGCCCGGCGGCGCTCTTTAGGGAATATCAAGTTTATTGGGGAATTGTTTAAGCTGAAGATGTTAACGGAGGCAATAATGCATGACTGTGTGGTTAAACTACTTAAGAACCATGATGAAGAGTCTCTTGAATGCCTTTGTCGTCTGCTCACTACCATTGGCAAAGATCTGGACTTTGAAAAAGCCAAG CCCCGGATGGATCAGTATTTCAACCAGATGGAAAAAATCATTAAGGAAAAGAAGACTTCATCCCGAATCCGCTTTATGCTGCAAGACGTGCTGGATCTGCGACGG AGCAATTGGGTGCCACGTCGTGGGGACCAGGGTCCCAAGACCATTGACCAGATCCACAAGGAGGCTGAGATGGAGGAGCACTGGGAACATGTAAAAGTGCAGCAGCTAATGGCCAAGGGCAGCGACAAGCGTCGGGGTGGCCCTCCAGGCCCACCTATTA GCCGAGGCCTCCCCCTTGTGGATGATGGTGGCTGGAACACAGTCCCCATCAGCAAGGGCAGCCGCCCTATCGACACCTCACGGCTCACCAAGATCACAAAG cCCGGCTCCATTGATTCTAACAACCAGCTCTTTGCACCTGGTGGGCGATTGAGCTGGGGCAAGGGCAGCAGTGGAGGCTCAGGAGCCAAGCCCTCTGATGCAG CATCAGAAGCTGCTCGTCCAGCTACTAGTACCTTGAACCGCTTCTCAGCCCTTCAACAAGCAGTACCTACAGAAAATACAGATAGCAGACGTGTGGTACAGAG GAGTAGCTTGAGCCGGGAAAGAGGTGAGAAAGCCGGGGACCGGGGAGACCGCCTAGAGCGGAGTGAACGGGGAAGTGAGCGTGGAGACCGGCTCGATCGCTCTCGGACACCTGCCACCAAGCGGAGCTTCAGCAAGGAAGTGGAAGAACGGAGTAGAGAGCGGCCCTCCCAGCCTGAGGGACTGCGCAAGGCAGCTAGCCTCACGGAGGATCGGGACCGTGGGCGGGATGCTG tgaAGCGAGAAGCCACCCTGCCCCCGGTGAGTCCCCCAAAGGCTGCACTCTCTGAGGAAGAGCtggaaaagaaatccaaagccATTATCGAAGAATATCTCCATCTCAATGACATGAAG GAGGCAGTGCAGTGCGTACAGGAGCTGgcctcaccctccctgctcttCATCTTTGTGCGGCATGGCATCGAGTCAACACTGGAGCGCAGCACTATCGCTCGTGAGCATATGGGGCGGCTGCTGCACCAGCTGCTCTTTGCCGGGCACCTCTCCACTGCTCAGTACTACCAAGG TTTGTATGAAATCCTAGAATTGGCTGAAGACATGGAAATTGACATCCCCCATGTGTGGCTCTACCTAGCAGAACTCATAACGCCCATTCTGCAGGAAGGTGGAGTACCTATGGGGGAACTGTTCAG GGAGATTACAAAACCTCTGAGACCCATGGGCAAAGCTGCTTCTCTGTTGCTGGAGATCCTGGGGCTTCTGTGTAAAAGCATG GGTCCCAAAAAGGTGGGGATGCTGTGGCGAGAAGCTGGACTCAGCTGGAAAGAATTTCTACCTGAAGGCCAGGACGTCAGTGCGTTTGTCGCTGAACAG AAGGTGGAGTATACCTTGGGCGAGGAGTCTGAAGCCCCCGGCCAGAGGATGCTGTCCTCTGAGGAGCTGAGCAAACAGTTGGAGAAGCTGCTGAAGGAGGGCAGCAGTAACCAACGGGTGTTTGACTGGATAGAG GCCAACCTGAGTGAGCAGCAGGTAGCATCCAACACACTAGTTCGGGCCCTCATGACAGCTGTCTGCTATTCTGCAATTATCT TTGAGACGCCCCTCCGAGTGGATGTCGCGGTGCTGAAAGCTCGAGCGAAACTGCTACAGAAATACTTATGTGATGAACAGAAGGAGTTGCAAGCGCTCTACGCCCTCCAGGCCCTTGTAGTGACCTTAGAACAGCCCGCCA ACCTGCTTCGGATGTTCTTTGATGCGCTGTATGACGAGGATGTGGTGAAAGAGGATGCCTTCTACAGCTGGGAGAGTAGCAAGGACCCCGCTGAGCAACAGGGCAAGGGCGTAGCCCTTAAATCTGTCACAGCCTTCTTCAAGTGGCTTCGTGAAGCGGAGGAGGAGGAGTCTGACCACAACTGA